In Endozoicomonas sp. GU-1, one DNA window encodes the following:
- a CDS encoding DUF1601 domain-containing protein — protein MDERVKRTQAALLSALLDAIIFKCQQKPPARDIDAHGIANLMWAMAKLVDSGQNRIPELKEAVAVLLPHVNVQKKQFIPQGIANLLWAMAKLVDIGQEQTPELNETVSTLLPSVNAQKTDFKPQEINNLMWAMAKLVDNGQKWASGLKEAVAVMLPHVNAEKDQFIPQHIANLLWAMAKLVDNGQERTPELKATVTALLPRVNAQRDQFNAQGIANLLWAMAKLVDNGLEPTPELKEAVAGLLPHVNAQKEQFTALAIANLLWAMAKLVDNGQEQTPELNETVAALLPHVNAQKDQFIPQHVANLLWAMAKLVDKGLQRSPGLNKAIAVLLPLVNTHKDRFIPQHIANLLWAMAKLVDKGLKKTSELKDAVAALLPSVNALKDQFIPQHITNLLWAMAKLVDNRYEQTPEFSEAVAALLPNVNAQKEQFNAQCVTNLLWAMAKLADSEQEQTPGLNEAVVALLPLVNAQKDQFNAQGIANLLWATAKMGELIELNLATCTFESLVYRISEQLQFSQKEISMSLWGIMVCCARLALDSNANKNNILEKHMDDLLTRLENTSPNNKEHQSIMIMAASWLGRTCPVILDYQTTISKTQADFRDQLKSSIPSLQIEEEKSLNSLPPVDLLLPDHNMVIEVQGSSHYVGGDFKTWKGSTLLKIALLQKAGFAVIEIPANQLFDNDLMKPYIDQIKTRIGITPQEHGSVPLKRRWAGAAHVTGEEHLAEQPNPAKKKTSNQ, from the coding sequence ATGGATGAACGTGTTAAGCGTACTCAAGCTGCCTTATTATCGGCGCTACTTGATGCAATAATATTCAAGTGCCAGCAAAAACCTCCCGCCCGGGATATTGATGCCCATGGAATCGCCAACCTGATGTGGGCCATGGCGAAACTGGTGGACAGCGGGCAGAACCGGATACCAGAGCTCAAAGAGGCCGTGGCCGTGTTGTTGCCCCATGTGAACGTACAGAAAAAACAATTTATTCCTCAGGGAATCGCCAACCTGCTGTGGGCTATGGCGAAACTGGTGGACATCGGGCAGGAGCAGACACCAGAACTCAACGAGACCGTGTCCACGCTGTTGCCCAGCGTGAATGCCCAGAAAACTGACTTTAAACCACAGGAAATCAATAACCTGATGTGGGCCATGGCGAAACTGGTGGACAACGGCCAGAAGTGGGCATCAGGCCTCAAAGAGGCTGTGGCCGTAATGTTGCCCCACGTGAACGCAGAGAAAGACCAGTTTATTCCTCAGCATATCGCCAACCTGCTGTGGGCCATGGCGAAACTGGTGGACAACGGCCAGGAGCGGACACCAGAACTCAAAGCGACCGTAACCGCACTGTTACCCCGCGTGAATGCACAAAGAGACCAGTTTAATGCCCAGGGTATCGCCAACCTGCTGTGGGCCATGGCAAAACTGGTGGACAACGGGCTGGAGCCGACACCAGAGCTCAAAGAGGCCGTGGCCGGGCTGTTGCCCCACGTGAACGCACAGAAAGAACAATTTACTGCCCTGGCTATTGCCAACCTGCTGTGGGCCATGGCGAAGCTGGTGGACAACGGCCAGGAGCAGACACCAGAACTGAACGAGACCGTGGCCGCGTTGTTGCCCCACGTGAATGCACAGAAAGACCAGTTTATTCCTCAGCATGTCGCCAACCTGCTGTGGGCCATGGCAAAACTGGTGGACAAAGGACTGCAGCGGTCACCAGGTCTTAACAAAGCCATAGCCGTGCTGTTGCCCCTGGTGAACACACATAAAGACCGGTTTATTCCTCAGCATATCGCCAATCTGCTGTGGGCCATGGCGAAACTGGTGGACAAAGGGCTGAAAAAAACATCAGAGCTCAAAGATGCTGTGGCCGCGCTGTTGCCCAGCGTAAATGCACTGAAAGACCAATTTATTCCCCAGCATATCACTAACCTGCTGTGGGCCATGGCAAAACTGGTGGACAACAGGTACGAGCAGACACCGGAGTTCAGCGAAGCTGTGGCTGCGCTGTTGCCCAACGTAAATGCACAGAAAGAGCAATTTAATGCTCAGTGTGTCACCAACCTGCTGTGGGCCATGGCGAAACTGGCGGACAGTGAGCAGGAGCAGACACCAGGGCTCAACGAAGCTGTGGTCGCGCTGTTGCCCCTTGTGAACGCACAGAAAGACCAATTTAATGCCCAGGGTATTGCCAATCTGCTGTGGGCCACGGCCAAAATGGGTGAACTCATTGAGCTGAACCTGGCTACCTGTACGTTCGAATCGCTTGTCTATCGAATCAGTGAGCAGCTGCAGTTTTCTCAGAAAGAGATATCGATGTCTCTCTGGGGAATAATGGTATGCTGTGCCAGGTTGGCTCTAGACTCCAATGCCAATAAAAATAACATCCTTGAGAAGCACATGGATGACCTGTTAACTCGCCTGGAAAATACCTCGCCAAATAATAAAGAGCATCAATCCATCATGATCATGGCCGCAAGTTGGCTTGGCAGAACCTGTCCGGTCATTCTCGATTACCAGACGACCATTTCAAAAACCCAGGCCGACTTCCGCGATCAACTCAAATCATCTATTCCATCTTTGCAGATCGAAGAGGAAAAGAGTCTGAACTCACTGCCTCCGGTTGACCTGCTTTTGCCAGATCACAACATGGTGATTGAAGTTCAGGGATCGTCTCATTACGTAGGTGGTGATTTCAAAACCTGGAAGGGTTCGACTCTGCTGAAAATCGCACTGCTGCAAAAAGCAGGATTTGCGGTCATTGAAATCCCGGCTAACCAGCTTTTTGACAACGATTTAATGAAACCATACATTGATCAAATAAAGACCAGGATAGGCATCACGCCACAGGAGCATGGCTCTGTACCACTTAAAAGAAGGTGGGCAGGCGCTGCACACGTTACGGGTGAAGAACATTTAGCAGAGCAACCCAACCCGGCAAAGAAGAAAACAAGCAACCAGTAA
- a CDS encoding RAP domain-containing protein, with translation MDKSSAGISGKYTRSDNGYNQSNGHAPSSRRGRYRHATVRQWNNSPHTAPGRNEFYHSPGTRSSQHLQCRSVNSAQDFNALIKQEIVDDLVSKSERFGHRYDGRNHGQYASSIKKYSSAVKRPLNRTEQSQLMRLLQNFTATRSWNWRSLTTTLHSLTSAGVFTPHKPVDQRVKLTQAALLSTLLDAIIFKCNQKPQARDIDALGTSNLLWAMAKLVDNGQKQTPEFKETVAALLPHVNAQQDQFIPQGITNLLWAMAKLVDNEEWTPELKEAVAALLPHVNAQKDQFIPQHIANLLWALAKLVDNRPERTPGLKETVAAMLPLVVAQKDQFNSQGITNQLWAVAKLVGNGQDRTPELKEAVAALLPQVTAQQDQFNAQGIANLLWAMAKLVDNGQERTPELKEAVASLLHHVNAQKDQFIPQHFANLLWAMAKLVDNGLERTPEFNEAVAVLLHHVNAQKDQFIPQHFANLLWAMAKLVDNGLERTPEFNEALAALLPLVNAQKAHFKPQGIANLLWAVAKLVDNGQDRTPELNEAVAALLPHVNAQEVQFNVQDIVCLLWAMAKLVDKGQERTPELKEAVAVLLPQVNAQKANFTPQEIANLLWAMAKLVDSGLETTPELKEAVAALLPHVNAQKNQFIPQHIANLVWAMAKLVDNGQEQTPELKDAVATLLPRVNTHKDQFIPQHIANLLWAMAKLVGNGYEQPPEYSETVAALLTCVIVQKANFNPQEVVNLLWAMAKLVDNGQEQTPGLNKALVALLPLVNAQKDQFNAQAIANLLWATAKLGELIELNLATSAFESLVYRISENLQFSQEEISMSLWGVMVCCARLALDSNANNNNNNEFEKHMDDLLTRLENTSPDNEEEQSNMIMAASWLGRACPVVRHYQRTISKTQADFRDQLQSSIPSLKIEEEKSLNSLPPVDLLLPDHNMVIEVQGPSHYVGSDFKTRNGSTLLKIALLQKSGFEVIEIPVNRLLSQDLMKTYIDQIKTRIGIPPQEYGSVSLKRRWAGAACITGEEHLAEQTNPAKRKKTNNQ, from the coding sequence ATGGATAAAAGCTCTGCTGGCATCAGTGGTAAATACACAAGATCAGATAACGGTTACAACCAATCGAATGGTCATGCTCCTTCCTCAAGGCGTGGGCGATACAGGCATGCCACAGTCAGACAATGGAATAATTCCCCCCACACTGCACCAGGTCGCAATGAATTTTACCATTCTCCCGGCACACGCTCTTCTCAACATCTACAGTGCCGTTCAGTAAACTCTGCTCAAGATTTTAATGCCCTCATCAAACAGGAAATAGTGGATGATCTGGTGAGTAAATCGGAACGTTTCGGTCATCGCTATGATGGGAGAAATCACGGTCAGTATGCCAGTTCAATTAAAAAATACTCATCAGCTGTTAAAAGACCGTTAAATCGAACAGAACAAAGCCAGCTGATGCGTTTGCTGCAAAATTTTACCGCAACCCGGAGCTGGAATTGGCGAAGCCTGACGACAACACTTCATTCATTGACTTCAGCGGGTGTTTTTACCCCTCATAAACCCGTGGATCAGCGTGTTAAGCTCACTCAAGCTGCCTTATTGTCCACGCTTCTTGATGCAATAATATTCAAGTGCAACCAAAAACCTCAAGCCAGGGATATTGATGCCCTGGGAACCTCCAACCTGCTGTGGGCCATGGCGAAACTGGTGGACAACGGGCAGAAGCAGACACCAGAGTTCAAAGAGACCGTGGCCGCCCTGTTGCCCCACGTGAATGCACAGCAAGACCAATTTATTCCTCAGGGTATCACCAACCTGCTGTGGGCCATGGCGAAACTGGTGGACAACGAGGAGTGGACACCAGAGCTCAAAGAAGCAGTGGCCGCGCTGTTACCCCATGTGAACGCACAGAAAGACCAATTTATTCCTCAGCATATCGCCAACCTGCTGTGGGCCTTGGCGAAACTGGTGGACAACAGGCCTGAGCGAACACCAGGGCTCAAAGAGACCGTAGCCGCGATGTTGCCCCTCGTGGTCGCGCAGAAAGACCAATTTAATTCCCAGGGGATCACCAACCAGCTGTGGGCCGTGGCAAAACTGGTGGGCAACGGGCAGGACCGGACACCAGAGCTCAAAGAGGCGGTGGCCGCGCTGTTGCCCCAGGTGACCGCACAGCAAGACCAATTTAATGCCCAGGGTATCGCCAACCTGCTGTGGGCCATGGCGAAACTGGTGGACAACGGCCAGGAGCGGACGCCAGAGCTCAAAGAGGCCGTGGCCTCGCTGTTGCACCACGTGAACGCACAGAAAGACCAATTTATTCCTCAGCATTTTGCCAACCTGCTGTGGGCCATGGCGAAACTGGTGGACAACGGGCTGGAGCGGACACCAGAGTTCAACGAGGCCGTGGCCGTGCTGTTGCACCACGTGAACGCACAGAAAGACCAATTTATTCCTCAGCATTTTGCCAACCTGCTGTGGGCCATGGCGAAACTGGTGGACAACGGGCTGGAGCGGACACCAGAGTTCAACGAGGCCTTGGCCGCGCTGTTGCCTCTCGTGAACGCACAGAAAGCTCACTTTAAACCACAGGGGATCGCCAATCTGCTGTGGGCCGTGGCAAAACTGGTGGACAACGGGCAGGACCGGACACCAGAGCTCAATGAGGCAGTGGCCGCGCTATTGCCCCACGTGAACGCACAGGAAGTCCAATTTAATGTCCAGGATATCGTCTGCCTGCTGTGGGCCATGGCAAAACTGGTGGACAAAGGGCAGGAGCGAACACCAGAACTCAAAGAGGCCGTGGCCGTGCTATTGCCCCAAGTGAATGCACAGAAAGCTAACTTTACACCACAGGAAATCGCCAACCTGCTGTGGGCCATGGCGAAACTGGTGGACAGCGGGCTGGAGACAACACCAGAGCTCAAAGAGGCTGTGGCCGCGCTGTTGCCCCACGTGAATGCACAGAAAAACCAATTTATTCCCCAGCATATCGCCAACCTGGTGTGGGCCATGGCGAAACTGGTGGACAACGGGCAGGAGCAGACACCAGAGCTCAAAGATGCTGTGGCCACGCTGTTGCCCCGCGTGAATACACATAAAGACCAATTTATTCCCCAGCATATCGCCAACCTGCTGTGGGCCATGGCAAAACTGGTGGGCAACGGGTACGAACAGCCACCAGAGTACAGCGAAACGGTGGCTGCGCTGTTGACCTGCGTGATCGTACAAAAGGCTAACTTTAACCCACAGGAAGTCGTCAACCTGCTGTGGGCCATGGCAAAACTGGTGGATAACGGGCAGGAGCAGACACCAGGGCTCAACAAGGCTTTGGTCGCGCTGTTGCCCCTCGTGAACGCACAGAAAGACCAATTTAATGCCCAGGCTATTGCCAACCTGCTGTGGGCCACGGCCAAACTGGGTGAACTCATTGAGCTGAACCTGGCTACCTCTGCGTTCGAATCGCTTGTCTATCGAATCAGTGAGAACCTTCAATTTTCTCAGGAAGAGATATCGATGTCTCTCTGGGGAGTCATGGTATGCTGTGCCAGGTTGGCGCTAGACTCCAATGCCAATAACAATAACAATAACGAGTTTGAAAAGCACATGGATGACCTGTTGACTCGCTTGGAAAATACCTCGCCAGATAATGAAGAAGAACAATCCAACATGATCATGGCTGCAAGTTGGCTTGGCAGAGCCTGTCCGGTCGTTCGCCATTACCAGAGAACCATTTCAAAAACCCAGGCCGACTTCCGCGATCAACTCCAATCATCTATTCCATCTTTGAAGATTGAAGAAGAAAAGAGTCTGAACTCATTACCTCCGGTTGACCTGCTTCTGCCAGATCACAACATGGTCATTGAAGTGCAGGGCCCCTCTCATTACGTGGGTAGTGATTTCAAAACCAGGAATGGTTCGACTCTGCTGAAAATCGCACTGTTGCAAAAATCCGGATTTGAGGTCATTGAAATTCCGGTTAACAGGCTCTTGAGTCAGGATTTAATGAAAACATACATTGATCAAATAAAGACCAGGATAGGTATCCCGCCACAGGAGTATGGCTCTGTATCACTTAAAAGAAGGTGGGCAGGTGCTGCATGCATTACTGGTGAAGAACATTTAGCAGAGCAAACCAACCCGGCAAAGAGGAAGAAAACAAACAACCAGTAA
- a CDS encoding DUF1601 domain-containing protein: MDKSSAGISGQYTRSDNGYNHPNGRTPSSRRGRYRHASVRQRDSHPRSTPGCNKFHHSSGTSPSQYLMHRSVNSAQDFNTLIEPEIMAGLVRKSKRFGHRYDGRDHGLYASSVKKYTLAAKRPLNRAEQSQLMRLLQNFAATRSWNWRSLTTTFHSLTSAGVFTPHKPVDERVKGTQAALLSTLLDTIRFKCNKKAEAWDIDAQGIANLLWAMTKLVDNGQEQTPEFNKAMAALLSHVNAQKAHFNPQEVANLVWAMAKLLDNGQERTAELNEAVAALLPLVQAQKNQLNAQGIANLLWAMAKLVDNGLKRTPGLNEAVAALLPLVKTKKNQFIFQHITNLLWAMAKLVDNGQEQTPELNEAVAALLPLVDAQKNQLNAQGIANLLWAMAKLVDNGQEQTPEFNEALAKLLAHVNAQKPDFKPQGIVNLLWAMAKLVDNGQEQTAELKKAVTALLRHVNAQKANFNPQQITNLLWAMAKLVDNGQEQTAELKKAVTALLRHVNAQKANFIPQEITNLLWAIAKLVDNGQEQTPELNEAVAVLLPHVNAQKDQFIPQHIANLLWAMTKLVDSGQEPTPGLSKAIAALMPHVNIQKANFKPQGIANLLWAMAKLVDNGQKKIPGLMEAVAALLPRMHAQKDQFNAQGIANLLWAMAKLVDNAQERTPELNEALVALLPLVNAQKANFKPHEIANLLWTMAKLGELLELTVVTSTFESLVYRISENPQFSQQEIPLSLWGVMVCCARLFLDSNANKSNVFEKHMDDLLTRLENTSPDNEEEQSIITLAASWLGRACPVVRHYHTNSSKNQVDFRDQLKSSIPSLRIEEEKSLNSLPPVDLLLPDHNMVIEVQGPRHYVGGDFKTRNGSTLLKIALLQKAGFEVIEIPANQLLKKDLMKPYIDQIKIRAIIAPQAHDGVSLKRGWADAAYVTGEEHSK, encoded by the coding sequence ATGGATAAAAGTTCTGCTGGTATCAGTGGTCAATACACAAGATCAGATAACGGTTACAACCACCCGAATGGCCGTACCCCTTCTTCAAGGCGTGGGCGATATAGACATGCCTCAGTCAGACAGCGGGATAGTCACCCCCGCTCTACCCCGGGATGTAATAAATTTCACCATTCTTCTGGCACAAGCCCTTCTCAATATTTAATGCACCGTTCAGTAAACTCTGCTCAAGATTTTAATACCCTCATCGAACCAGAAATAATGGCTGGTCTGGTGAGGAAATCAAAACGTTTCGGTCATCGCTATGATGGGAGAGATCACGGCCTGTATGCCAGTTCAGTTAAAAAATACACGTTAGCTGCCAAAAGACCGTTAAATCGAGCGGAACAAAGCCAGCTGATGCGTTTGCTGCAAAATTTCGCAGCAACGCGGAGCTGGAATTGGCGAAGCCTGACGACAACATTTCACTCATTGACGTCAGCAGGTGTTTTTACCCCTCATAAACCCGTGGATGAGCGTGTCAAGGGTACTCAAGCTGCCTTATTGTCAACGCTACTGGATACAATAAGATTCAAGTGCAACAAAAAAGCTGAAGCATGGGATATTGATGCCCAGGGAATCGCCAACCTGCTGTGGGCCATGACGAAACTGGTGGATAACGGTCAAGAGCAGACACCAGAATTCAACAAGGCCATGGCCGCGCTGTTGTCCCACGTGAACGCACAGAAAGCTCACTTTAACCCACAAGAAGTCGCCAATCTGGTGTGGGCCATGGCGAAACTGCTGGACAACGGGCAAGAGCGAACAGCAGAGCTCAACGAGGCCGTGGCCGCCCTGTTGCCCCTCGTGCAAGCACAGAAAAACCAACTTAATGCCCAGGGCATTGCCAACCTGCTGTGGGCCATGGCGAAACTGGTGGACAATGGGCTGAAGCGGACACCAGGGCTCAACGAGGCCGTAGCCGCACTGCTGCCCCTCGTGAAAACAAAGAAAAACCAATTTATTTTTCAGCACATCACCAACCTGCTGTGGGCCATGGCGAAACTGGTGGACAATGGGCAGGAGCAGACACCAGAGCTCAACGAGGCCGTGGCTGCCCTGTTGCCCCTCGTGGACGCACAAAAAAACCAACTTAATGCCCAGGGTATTGCCAACCTGCTGTGGGCCATGGCGAAACTGGTGGACAACGGGCAGGAGCAGACACCAGAGTTCAACGAAGCCCTGGCCAAGCTGTTGGCCCACGTTAACGCACAGAAACCTGACTTTAAACCACAGGGGATTGTCAATCTGCTGTGGGCCATGGCGAAACTGGTGGACAACGGGCAGGAGCAGACAGCTGAGCTCAAAAAAGCAGTGACCGCGCTGTTGCGCCACGTGAACGCACAGAAAGCTAACTTTAATCCTCAGCAAATCACCAACCTGCTGTGGGCCATGGCAAAACTGGTGGATAACGGGCAAGAGCAGACAGCTGAGCTGAAAAAAGCAGTAACCGCGCTGTTGCGTCACGTGAACGCACAGAAAGCTAACTTTATTCCTCAGGAAATCACCAACCTGCTGTGGGCCATAGCAAAACTGGTGGACAACGGGCAGGAACAGACACCAGAACTCAACGAGGCCGTGGCCGTGCTGTTGCCCCACGTGAACGCACAGAAAGACCAATTTATTCCTCAGCACATCGCCAACCTGCTATGGGCCATGACGAAACTGGTGGACAGCGGACAGGAGCCGACTCCAGGACTCAGCAAGGCCATAGCCGCGCTCATGCCCCACGTGAACATCCAGAAAGCTAACTTTAAACCACAAGGTATCGCCAACCTGCTGTGGGCCATGGCAAAACTGGTGGACAACGGGCAGAAGAAGATACCAGGGCTCATGGAGGCCGTAGCCGCGCTGTTACCCCGCATGCACGCACAGAAAGACCAATTTAATGCCCAGGGTATCGCCAACCTGCTATGGGCCATGGCGAAACTGGTGGACAACGCGCAGGAGCGGACACCAGAGCTCAACGAGGCTTTGGTCGCGCTGTTGCCTCTCGTGAACGCACAAAAAGCTAACTTTAAACCACATGAAATCGCTAACCTGCTTTGGACCATGGCGAAACTGGGTGAACTCCTTGAGCTGACCGTGGTTACCTCTACGTTCGAATCGCTTGTCTATCGAATCAGTGAGAACCCTCAGTTTTCTCAGCAAGAGATACCGTTGTCTCTTTGGGGAGTAATGGTATGCTGTGCCAGGTTGTTTCTGGATTCCAATGCTAATAAAAGCAACGTGTTTGAAAAGCACATGGATGACCTGCTCACTCGCCTGGAAAATACCTCGCCAGACAATGAAGAGGAACAATCCATCATTACCCTGGCTGCCAGTTGGCTTGGCAGAGCCTGTCCAGTCGTTCGCCATTACCACACAAACAGTTCAAAAAACCAGGTCGACTTCCGCGATCAACTCAAATCATCTATTCCATCTTTGAGGATTGAAGAAGAAAAGAGTCTGAACTCATTACCTCCGGTTGACCTGCTACTGCCCGATCACAACATGGTGATTGAAGTTCAGGGACCGCGTCATTACGTAGGTGGTGATTTCAAAACCAGGAATGGTTCGACTCTGCTGAAAATCGCACTGTTGCAAAAAGCAGGATTTGAGGTCATTGAAATCCCGGCTAACCAGCTTTTGAAGAAAGATTTAATGAAACCCTATATTGATCAAATAAAGATCAGGGCAATCATCGCGCCACAGGCTCATGACGGTGTATCACTTAAAAGAGGGTGGGCAGATGCTGCATACGTGACTGGTGAAGAACATTCAAAATAG
- a CDS encoding RAP domain-containing protein: MDRSSAGSSGQYARSGNNDNQPNDHAASRRGRYRQATVRQRDNTPRTTPGRNKFYQSSATGPSQYLLRRSVNPAQNFHALIKQEIMDDLVSKSDRLGHRYDGRDHGLYASLIKKYSSAAKRPLNRAEQSQLMRLLQNFAATRSWNWRSLTTTFHSLTSAGVFIPHKPIDERVKRTQTALLSTLLDAIRFKCNKKAEAWDIDAQGIANVLWAMTKLVDNGQEQTSEFNKAMAALLPHVNAQKAHFKPQEVTNLVWAMAKLLDNRQERTAELNEAVAALLPLVQAQKNQLNAQGIANLLWAMAKMVDNRQDRIPGLKETVAALLPHVNAQKDQFIPQAITNLLWAMAKLVDIGQERIPELNETAAALLPRVNAQRDQFIPQHIANLLWAMAKLVDNGQARTPELKEAVAALLPHVKAQKDQFIPQHIANLLWAMAKLVDNGQEWTPEFKEVVAALLPRVNAQKNQFNAQEIANLMWAMAKLVDNGQEPTPELKRALAALLPHVNAQKAHLKPQEITNLLWAMAKLVNNGLERTPGLNEALAVLLLQVNAKKDLFIPQHIANMLWAMAKLVDNGLEKTPELKDAVAALLPHVNALKDKLTPQHITNLLWAMAKLVDNRYEQTPKFNEAVTVLLTCVNTQKDQFNTQCVTNLLWAMAKLVDNGQEQSAELKEAVAVLLPLVNSQKDQFIPQGIANLLWAMAKLGELVELSVVTSTFESLVYRISDNAQLSQQAILMSLWGVMVCCARLTLDSNANKSNVFEKHMDDLFTRLENTSPDNKEEQSIITMAASWLGRTCPLVRPYHTNISKIQVDFRDQLQSSIPSLRIEEEKSLNSLPPVDLLLPDHNMAIEVQGPSHYVGGDFNTRNGSTLLKIALLQKAGFEVIEIPANQLLSNDLMKPYIDQIKIRIGIPPQGHDSVSLKRGWTDAAYVTGEEYLQEQTNPAKRQKTNSQ, translated from the coding sequence ATGGATAGAAGTTCTGCCGGTAGCAGTGGTCAATACGCCAGATCAGGTAATAATGACAACCAACCGAATGACCATGCTGCTTCCAGGCGTGGGCGGTATAGACAAGCCACAGTCAGACAGCGGGATAATACCCCACGCACAACCCCGGGGCGTAATAAATTTTACCAGTCTTCTGCCACAGGCCCTTCTCAATATTTATTGCGCCGTTCAGTAAACCCTGCTCAAAATTTTCATGCCCTCATCAAACAGGAAATAATGGATGATCTGGTGAGTAAATCGGATCGTTTAGGTCATCGCTATGATGGGAGAGATCACGGCCTGTATGCCAGTTTAATTAAAAAATACTCATCAGCTGCTAAAAGACCGTTAAATCGAGCGGAACAAAGCCAGCTGATGCGTTTGCTGCAAAATTTCGCAGCAACGCGGAGCTGGAATTGGCGAAGCCTGACGACAACATTTCACTCATTGACCTCAGCAGGTGTTTTTATCCCTCATAAACCCATTGATGAGCGTGTCAAGCGTACTCAAACTGCCTTATTGTCAACGCTACTGGATGCAATAAGATTCAAGTGCAACAAAAAAGCTGAAGCATGGGATATCGATGCCCAGGGAATCGCCAACGTGCTGTGGGCCATGACGAAACTGGTGGACAACGGGCAGGAGCAGACATCAGAATTCAACAAGGCCATGGCCGCGCTGTTGCCCCACGTGAACGCACAGAAAGCTCACTTTAAACCACAGGAAGTCACCAACCTGGTGTGGGCCATGGCGAAACTGCTGGACAACAGGCAGGAGCGTACAGCAGAGCTTAACGAGGCCGTGGCCGCCCTGTTGCCCCTCGTGCAGGCACAGAAAAACCAACTTAATGCCCAGGGCATTGCCAACCTGCTGTGGGCCATGGCGAAAATGGTAGACAACAGGCAGGACCGGATACCAGGACTCAAAGAGACCGTGGCCGCGCTGTTGCCCCATGTGAACGCACAGAAAGACCAATTTATTCCTCAGGCTATCACCAACCTGCTATGGGCCATGGCGAAGCTGGTGGACATCGGGCAGGAGCGGATACCAGAGCTCAACGAGACCGCGGCCGCGCTGTTGCCCCGCGTGAATGCACAGAGAGACCAATTTATTCCTCAGCATATCGCCAACCTGCTGTGGGCCATGGCGAAACTGGTGGACAATGGGCAGGCGCGGACACCAGAACTCAAAGAGGCCGTGGCGGCGTTGTTGCCCCACGTTAAGGCACAAAAAGACCAATTTATTCCTCAGCATATCGCCAACCTGCTGTGGGCCATGGCGAAACTGGTGGATAACGGCCAAGAGTGGACACCAGAGTTCAAAGAGGTCGTGGCCGCGCTGTTGCCCCGCGTGAACGCACAGAAAAACCAATTTAATGCCCAAGAAATCGCCAACCTGATGTGGGCCATGGCGAAACTGGTGGACAACGGGCAGGAGCCGACACCAGAGCTCAAAAGGGCCCTGGCCGCGCTGTTGCCCCACGTGAACGCACAGAAAGCTCACTTGAAACCACAGGAAATCACTAACCTGCTGTGGGCCATGGCAAAACTGGTGAACAACGGGCTGGAACGGACACCAGGTCTTAACGAGGCCTTGGCCGTGCTGTTGCTCCAAGTGAACGCAAAGAAAGACCTGTTTATCCCTCAGCATATTGCCAACATGCTGTGGGCCATGGCGAAACTGGTGGACAACGGACTGGAGAAAACACCAGAGCTCAAAGATGCTGTGGCCGCGCTGTTGCCCCACGTAAATGCACTGAAAGACAAATTAACTCCCCAGCATATCACCAACCTGCTGTGGGCCATGGCAAAACTGGTGGACAACAGGTACGAGCAGACACCAAAGTTCAACGAAGCGGTGACTGTGCTGTTGACCTGCGTGAACACACAGAAAGACCAATTTAATACCCAGTGTGTCACCAACCTGCTGTGGGCCATGGCGAAACTGGTGGACAACGGGCAGGAACAGTCAGCAGAGCTCAAAGAAGCCGTGGCCGTGCTGTTGCCCCTCGTGAACTCACAGAAAGACCAATTTATTCCTCAGGGTATCGCCAACCTGCTTTGGGCCATGGCGAAACTGGGTGAACTCGTTGAGCTGAGCGTGGTTACCTCTACGTTCGAATCGCTTGTCTATCGAATCAGTGACAACGCTCAACTCTCTCAGCAAGCGATATTGATGTCTCTCTGGGGAGTAATGGTATGCTGTGCCAGGTTGACTCTGGACTCCAATGCCAATAAAAGTAACGTGTTTGAAAAACACATGGATGACCTGTTCACTCGTCTGGAAAATACATCGCCAGACAATAAAGAGGAACAATCCATCATTACCATGGCTGCAAGTTGGCTTGGCAGAACCTGCCCGCTCGTTCGCCCATACCATACAAACATTTCAAAAATCCAGGTCGACTTCCGTGATCAACTCCAATCATCAATTCCATCTTTGAGGATTGAAGAAGAAAAGAGTCTGAACTCACTGCCTCCGGTTGACCTGCTGCTACCAGATCACAACATGGCTATTGAAGTTCAGGGACCGTCTCATTACGTGGGTGGTGATTTCAACACCAGGAATGGTTCGACTCTGCTGAAAATCGCACTGTTGCAAAAAGCAGGATTTGAGGTCATTGAAATCCCGGCTAACCAGCTTTTGAGCAACGATTTAATGAAACCCTATATTGATCAAATAAAGATCAGGATAGGCATACCACCACAGGGGCATGACTCTGTTTCACTTAAAAGAGGGTGGACAGATGCTGCATACGTTACTGGTGAAGAATATTTACAAGAGCAAACCAACCCGGCAAAGAGGCAGAAAACAAACAGCCAGTAA